From Eriocheir sinensis breed Jianghai 21 chromosome 16, ASM2467909v1, whole genome shotgun sequence, a single genomic window includes:
- the LOC126999501 gene encoding acid-sensing ion channel 3-like, whose amino-acid sequence MKRSLEEEDEPDEEMEAETEVVDLDDKTKSRGWWVVVHDADEDPSLLVKTHGYLVGVNWNKEITVSLKLYITRSTRKRRCEGDPKYSLTGCQMKCFAASFVEKRGCRLPFMHVDAPYCRGGAEKTLKEMVIMGGWRQTQCQCPPPCVHALYNYRGDTNDDRLDGRGRIKVFFLDLMYEQVTENLSYPFPSLVADFGGLTGLLLGASLLTLLELLECLVVGLARLYRRQRKRRQVNQLNQTHQRLIGSLYGVSRDEKLPGTVYVVPSGHVKVTESFHR is encoded by the exons atgaagaggagtctggaggaggaggacgagccgGACGAGGAGATGGAGGCCGAGACTGAGGTGGTGGATTTGGACGATAAGACGAAGAGCAGAGGCTGGTGGGTGGTGGTTCACGACGCGGACGAAGACCCGAGTTTGCTGGTCAAGACGCATGGTTACTTAGTCGGCGTGAATTGGAATAAGGAGATCACGGTGTCTTTAAAACTG taCATCACGAGGAGCACCAGGAAGAGACGATGTGAAGGGGACCCAAAATACAGTCTCACGGGATGCCAAATGAAGTGCTTCGCCGCGTCCTTTGTCGAGAAACGCGGCTgcag GCTCCCCTTCATGCACGTGGACGCGCCTTACTGCCGCGGTGGAGCTGAGAAGACCCTTAAGGAAATGGTGATTATGGGCGGGTGGCGGCAAACTCAATGTCAGTGTCCACCGCCCTGCGTCCACGCGCTCTACAATTACCGAGGCGACACCAATGATGACCGGTTGGACGGGAGGGGAAGGATCAAG GTGTTCTTCCTAGACCTCATGTACGAGCAGGTGACCGAGAACCTAAGCTACCCATTCCCTTCACTCGTGGCTGACTTCGGGGGTTTGACAGGCCTGCTACTCGGTGCCTCGC TGCTGACCCTGTTGGAGCTCCTGGAATGCCTGGTTGTGGGACTGGCAAGGCTCTACAGACGACAGCGGAAGAGACGACAAGTGAACCAGTTAAACCAGACACATCAGCGCTTAATCGGGTCTCTCTACGGGGTTTCTAGGGACGAGAAGTTGCCTGGGACGGTGTATGTGGTTCCCTCTGGCCATGTTAAGGTTACAGAGTCTTTCCACCGTTGA